In a genomic window of Streptomyces noursei ATCC 11455:
- a CDS encoding ATP-grasp domain-containing protein → MRVGVISADPGHPLLAATAAVLRGDGHHVAFVGPDGVPLAGGAEPGGGAAPGALADVYLLKARTPQALALAGRLEGRGAPVVNSVAATARCQDRVEMAAVARAAGLPFAETLRTATVGELAAAGPDLGFPLVLKSRRSRRGDLVARVDTPADLAELAAARPDEPVIVQEFTANSGWDHKLWVVDGQLFAARRRSELSPGGRGPNQPLPPAALPFAWIEAALHIGAVFGLEVYGVDVLHAGAGAAVIVDVNAFPGVRGQVGAPEALAALALRRAESGPV, encoded by the coding sequence ATGAGGGTCGGCGTGATCAGCGCCGATCCCGGGCACCCGCTGCTGGCGGCGACGGCGGCGGTGCTGCGCGGGGACGGCCACCACGTCGCCTTCGTCGGCCCGGACGGCGTGCCCCTCGCCGGGGGAGCGGAGCCGGGCGGGGGCGCCGCGCCCGGGGCGCTCGCCGACGTCTATCTGCTCAAGGCGCGGACGCCGCAAGCCCTCGCGCTCGCCGGCCGGCTGGAGGGCCGGGGCGCGCCGGTCGTCAACTCCGTCGCGGCGACGGCCCGTTGCCAGGACCGGGTGGAGATGGCCGCGGTGGCCCGGGCGGCCGGACTGCCGTTCGCGGAGACGCTGCGGACGGCGACGGTCGGCGAGCTGGCGGCGGCCGGGCCGGACCTCGGCTTCCCGCTCGTCCTCAAGAGCCGCCGCAGCCGCCGGGGCGACCTCGTGGCGCGCGTCGACACCCCCGCCGACCTGGCGGAGCTGGCCGCGGCCCGGCCCGACGAGCCCGTGATCGTCCAGGAGTTCACCGCCAACAGCGGCTGGGACCACAAGCTGTGGGTCGTCGACGGGCAGCTCTTCGCCGCCCGCCGCCGCTCCGAACTGTCCCCGGGCGGGCGCGGCCCGAACCAGCCGCTGCCGCCCGCCGCCCTCCCCTTCGCCTGGATCGAGGCCGCGCTGCACATCGGTGCGGTCTTCGGCCTGGAGGTCTACGGCGTGGACGTGCTGCACGCCGGGGCCGGCGCCGCGGTGATCGTGGACGTCAACGCCTTCCCGGGCGTCCGCGGCCAGGTGGGCGCCCCGGAGGCGCTGGCGGCGCTGGCGCTCCGCCGGGCCGAGAGCGGTCCTGTATAG
- a CDS encoding ATP-grasp domain-containing protein, giving the protein MRLCFLVEEQYRHDGMPQDVIGQLRAWGHRVDVLWPGRSLIRMSELSGAVAEGDHDAWVLKTVSGGPGLTLLEAAATTGLTTVNDVRAIRGVRDKALAAVIARTSGLPVPMTYAAVRAEEFAEVPEAEFPLVVKPADGSSGRAVRLVERPEELAAGAVAAAGGTGDGMLIAQPYVPNSGTDLKVYCVAGDLYATERCSPLHPGRAVTERQVPLPAEVARIAAEIGEVFGLDLYGVDVLLGPDGPVVVDINDFPSFRQVPDAVARVSAAVLRLARRGTDRDPVPALPFIGHQRTPRPAAEAAGAVGGAR; this is encoded by the coding sequence TGATCGGTCAACTCCGTGCGTGGGGACACCGGGTGGATGTGCTCTGGCCGGGCCGTTCGCTGATCCGGATGTCCGAGTTGTCCGGCGCGGTGGCGGAGGGCGACCATGACGCCTGGGTCCTCAAGACCGTCTCCGGCGGGCCCGGTCTGACGCTTCTGGAGGCCGCCGCGACCACCGGACTGACCACCGTGAACGACGTACGCGCCATACGGGGCGTACGGGACAAGGCGCTCGCCGCGGTGATCGCGCGGACCAGCGGGCTGCCGGTGCCGATGACGTACGCGGCGGTCCGGGCCGAGGAGTTCGCCGAGGTGCCCGAGGCGGAGTTCCCGCTGGTGGTGAAGCCCGCGGACGGCAGTTCGGGGCGCGCGGTGCGGCTGGTGGAACGGCCCGAGGAGCTGGCCGCCGGGGCCGTGGCGGCGGCCGGCGGCACCGGCGACGGCATGCTGATCGCCCAGCCCTACGTCCCCAACTCCGGTACCGACCTGAAGGTCTACTGCGTCGCCGGCGACCTCTACGCGACCGAGCGCTGCTCCCCGCTGCACCCGGGGCGGGCCGTGACGGAACGGCAGGTGCCGCTGCCGGCCGAGGTCGCCCGGATCGCCGCAGAGATCGGCGAGGTCTTCGGCCTCGATCTGTACGGGGTCGACGTGCTGCTGGGGCCGGACGGGCCGGTGGTGGTCGACATCAACGACTTCCCGAGCTTCCGGCAGGTGCCGGACGCGGTCGCCCGGGTCTCCGCGGCGGTGCTGCGGCTGGCCCGGCGCGGCACCGACCGCGATCCGGTGCCGGCGCTGCCGTTCATCGGCCACCAGCGGACCCCGCGGCCGGCGGCGGAGGCCGCCGGGGCGGTCGGAGGCGCACGATGA